The genomic window TAGTTCTGAGCATCTCCAATACACCTGCCTCTTGCCGAATTGCAAGATCCGAGGCGCCAACAGTCGTTCTTGGAAAACCCAACCGCGCTGTGTGAGAGGGGCGGATTCAAAGTCGTCTTGTAGAGCTGACTCATCCCAGAGAAGATAGTTTGTCTCGGACTGGTCGTCCCATTTTGATCCGATAATGGCTGATTCAATCGAGGATAAGTCTCGTGGAGGGAAGAGTCCATCTTCGGGACCATTAGAGTGACCCGCCACTATGTTGATGATAGCGAAGCCATAAACATGCCGCATAGTGGGCGCCTCTCTGATCCAGTCTTCTCGAGAGTCTTGCTGAATGCATAGAGTCTATCCACATATAACGGACGCCTAACTGCTGTGCAATGAAGACGGCATCTTGGAAGGTGGCCGGGAGCTCGTGGATCGGTATGCCCGCTGTTAAGGCGCTCATGGTCTCTGAGTTGAGCTGTAGAAACGGAGATGAACCCCAGCGATGGCTGAGGGTGAGGTATTCCCCAGAGATGGAGTTGGAGTCGGTCAATACTAGCCGACAACCCTTACTTCCCAGTAGCCCAATGTCGAGAAGCCGGGTTGGAAGTTGGAATTCTTCAATATCCTTGCCGCGTTGTGCACACTTTTGATGGCGGCCAAGGCAAGTTTCAAGCCATTTCTGCATGAGTTGAACAGTGGCATCGGATTCAAAGCCGGAGCTTTTTGGCTGACATAGATGCTGAAGTTCAGCATCTACCATGGTAATGTGTGAGAGTAAGTCCTGTAAGGGGAAAAGAAGTGTCTTCTCACCTGAACTAAGTGAAAGTAGACCGAAATCTAGAGCGTCATTTTCCACTTCACCATCAATTTCCCAAGTCAGGAGAAATGTAACGTGGCCGGGGTGACCAAAGTCATAGAGAAGATAACCAGAGTTAAACGAGCCCAAGGTTTCTAATCCGGCGGATTTCGACGCCACACGTCGAGCAAGCCCGGTACAAACAACACATCCGGTATTGATCCCACTCTGGAGCTGTTCAGGCGATTTCAGGTGCTTGACTACTGCCAGGGCTCCACCAGCGCGAGATTGCTCGCGTTTAGGGCCCTTGAAAATCGTGTTGCAGATATCGCAGAGAAGATTCGACATTTTAGTGCCGCTAGCTGAAGAAGGGCGGTGGGCCAATATCGGAAAACCAAGATCGAACAGATCGATGCCAAATGCGGGATCTATAGTCACAGCGTGGGCCCGAGGTCGAACAGTCGAGCGAAGGTGTTTCTTCTGCAGACACGATGGTGGGCAAAATTCGCAGATTACGACACGTGATAGACCACGTGTCCCAAATAGACGTCACTACATGCATAAGACACAAGACTTGCATAGAGAGTTGCAGTGGAGAACGGAGAAAACAGTGAGCCCCGATAAGATCCCTTACACACAATGTCCCGCTTCTCAAGTGGTTTATACCCCATTTCCATGGATCTATTCGCCGCGCCAATTTCAAGCTTCAGGATTTCGTCCCTCTCCTTCGGGCAGTCTTTGACCCTCAACTGCGAGTCTCCCCGTGGCTAGGCTCTGACATGATTCCCATTCGCAATCGCCTTGACCCCAGCCCCTGCTTTGACCGTCTTGAAGGACTGCACGCATGTCGGCTTTTGGCAGAGAACAATGAGTTCCAGGAATGTGCCCCACGCGCCGCTCATCTTGCCCGTCTTGACGACGTAGATCGTATGTAGAGTGTCCATGATTTTCACTATAGCAGCGTAAAATCATGTTGCTTCACTCGAGTTTCACTCTGGGCGTCCCATTACCACTAAAATGGCGATTGAAACTCAGACGAGATGTGCTTGAACATCTTTCAAGAGAATCTCGTTTATCTTGGCCGTGCTCGATCCAGCCAACACGCACTGGCACACCTTGACGGCGCGGAGCAGGGCAACAAGTATGTACAGCTGCTCGGCctcgttgagctcctcgtcagTGAGGAAGTCCATGACATTATCGGCCAGGCCCTGGATGTCCTGGTGGCCGCcttccttggccgagagGTCGATGTTCATGAAGTCAATCTCGAACTCGGCCTGGAGGAGTTGCACAAGCGCCGGCGCTCCGTTCAGCAGGTCCCTGGGCCCGCGCGAGATCATGTCAGTCCGACCGACGTAGGAGAGCCAGGCGTCGATGCGCATCAGCTCGATATTCTGCTCCTCGCAGTATAGTTCCTGGTCGTGAAGGCAGCTAGACACCTGCCAGTCGTACGAATAGAGCAGCTCGAGCGCTGGGATGGTACACTGGAAGGCCGGGACGTGCACGCCTTTGTAGGCACCGTGCGCGATGACCCCGCCGCGGGCATTGCTTGCGTAGGCCGGATACGATGTGCGGCCGCGAGAGATCCAACCCTGGGTCTGGTAGTAGAAGAGGCTTGGATCGCAGTAGATTAAGCTGGTCTTCTCTTCCAGAAACCCCAGTAACGCCTCCAAGATAACTGTGATAGCACCGACCAGTGACGTCTGCAGGGGCGCGACAGACGCCCATGGCGTGGCCCAGAATCCCTGGTAGATGTCCACCTGGCAGAACCAATACATGTCCATTCGATCGAGGGAAACAACGTTTCCTCGTGATTTGTTCCGTTTGTCTCGCTCGagctccctctcctctcttctctgtTGGCGTTCCGCCTCTCTTGCAAAAGCCATCTGCTCTTCTGTCATTGACACTGGCCTTGAAGGCCCTGAGTCCGACCCGTCCTGCGGGTACGTTAGCAAGAGTCGGGGCTTGCCATCATCCGTTTTTGACCCTTCAACAACGGTTTTGTCCCTCTGGATCTTGCGGCTGCGCTCGTTCCGTGCTTTTTGTCGCATCTTGGCAGCAAGACCTCGGTCATGCGTCTCGGGGTCCGGTGATCTTCCAGTACGAGAGGCCCCTTCTCCTTCGCCACTATCTGGTGCGTCTTCTACCGTGGCCTGTCTCTGCGGTTGGCGTTTCCTTGTCCCCTGGCTAACTGAGCCTCGGGGATTTCCTGCCGGCAATTCCTCCCAATGCGACGTCTGTGTCAATAGAAGAGGAGTCACTGGCCTTCCAAAAGTGGCCAGCgagcctcctccaccagcttGAGGCTCGGATGACCTGGATTCGCTAGCCTCTAAAGAGGCTCCCCATGAATCATTTTGAACTTGTTCCGTTTTGGTCGCTTCCATTGGAAACTCTGATGCATCAGTCTGTGGTTCACCTTGAAATGTGGACATCGGAGCCGGCGCAGGTTGAGTATCATCACCTTGTCTTGATGCTTTGGCCCCCTCTTGCGTCGCGTCGTTGGCCTGGCCAGGGCAGACTTCGGGTACATGCTCAGGCGTTTCACCCACCATGAGATATACCTCGTTGGACTTAGGAGGTTCTTTGGTCGCTGATTTCTGGCCCGAGTGTTGCTCCCGAACCGCCCCTGCGGACGTCGTAGCTTGCCCCCCAGACAAGGCCGGGTCAATGGTCGGCTCAGGTGGAGTTGATGGCGTGACGTGgacttcctcatcttccccagTTCCGCTCTGGACGTTCACCACTGGAGCCTTTTCTTTGCCTCTAAGCTCTTTCACAACCCCCAATCGGGAAGGCGAATCTGGCTGAGTGATGGTCCAAGGGCCGTCCTGGGGCCGGTGGGTAACAGATATGGTGGCTCGAGTCTGAGGAATCAAGAGTGTGCTATGTGGTTCTGGTGTATTTGGTTTTTCCTTGGGCTTTTGTTTTTCCATCCGCATTCTAGTCCAAGGTGGCCCGCGAGTAGGCCtatgcttcttcttctcatcgacCGGGACGATCCCACCCTGGTGGAACTCTCCTTTGCGTGTGTTGACTTCGGGAGGGTGGTTGGCCTCTTGATAACTAGACCATCGATCGTCTAGGCGTCTGGTAGTACGTCTCTTCACCGAGTTGAAGAACGTCCCAGCAACGGTGCAGACGTCCCATGTCCGCGCCAGCCATCTTGGTTCAACGATTCCTCTGCCATCGGCGCTTCCAGGTGCTAGAGGGCGAGGTATGACTGAGGCAAAGGCTCTAGGGGTGAAATGAAGTATCGGCCCGAGAATGGCATGGTTGGAGCTGGTGATAGAGCCGACGGCGCCCTGCATCGAGATGGACTTTTCCATGAACGAACAGCTCGTGATTTTCATGCCCGCCGTCAACCCCATTACGGCAACATCCCTCATGGAAACTTGCATCGGTGCCGTTACCAGATCTGACGGGCATCGGTCGGCATCATAAGTGACCGAGTGGTATCGCACTGAAGCTCCACATGACCCGTTGATGGCTTTGCAGAAGGACACCCAAGATGCCTCACCCACAGATCCGTCGACACAATGAATGGCTCGTCGTTCCTTTTTCGGGAACGGCATCCTTAATCGGATTTTGCTGAACCAACAGCTCAGCCAGATGCCCACGGAAAGCCAACCAGTACGAAAGCGCTGAAAACGAGTCGATTGGCCCCAAAATCCACTGTCGATGTTCGCTGCATTGACTTCCCACTCCCTGGTACGTCGACTGAGGATGGTCGTACCGTCGACTGAGGAGCCCGAGAGGGTTGAGGTGCTCGATGATAAGTTGTCGGCCACAGGAACTAGATCGAGATCAGGAAGATACTCCTGCCCGATGGCATAAGACTTGATATGTGGGCTCTGATTAGGCCACAGGTTGGCCTGGAGACTAATTTGAGGGATAGAATACACCACGCGGAAGCGAAACTGGGAGAGTTGCCAGATGCGGCGGCCCTGGCCAGGGAGCGGGCCAAACACAACACTGTCGCAGAGGCGGATGAGCTGGCCAGTGATTAAGTACTGTTGCAATGCTTGGGCTACAGCGACTAGGAGCGCGAACAATGCGAAAACCAGGGCCACTACGGCCGAGATCGCGCTTGCGTCCCATTTATCAGCCATAACGGCGGCAAGAGACGAGAGAACTAGATGGGATTCCTGTTCGCGCTCCCTGCGGTAAAATTCAGACTCGACGGGACGAGCCGAGAAGGGTTGCCAAAAACAAGGGTTCCTTGCAGAGTAGGTATATTCGATGAAATGGCAAAGCAGGTGACGAACACAGAACCCTTGCCGAATTTgacaggaagaagaggtcgaCGTTTAAGAAGCGGAAGGTTGCCAATTGGAATCTCTAGGGCCCAACAGTAGTAGGTTGGTCTAGCTACCTTATTTGTGCACATCAGATGATGACATTTGTGGTTATTGCGGCTGTTAAAGAAATAGAGGTAGCCTAATCCGGGGTGGCTTAAGATAACTTTACGAAAGGTGTAAAAACAAAAGGCCGAGACCCCAAAAAATAGTACACGTGAACGCGCCATCAGCTTCCTTTGGGCTGCGCCTTTAGGCAGCCTTCTAAGCCTCTTTGGTGACTGTGGTCATGGTACTGTCAGGTTGACAACTTGACGTTATCTAACATCTCTACACAAGCGAGCTGGCGAGGATATGTCATTGAAGGGCCCCTTACTGGCTATCATCTCTGAGTGGCGGCCACACCATGGCCTTTCGTTAGACCTGACTCCGTGATAAGATATCAAGGGCATGCAAGTCTACAAAAAAGGATAAAGACCTCCTTAGTTCGTTTAGGTAGTTATGCGTTAGGCAGATGACTGTCACATGTTGTCGTAGCCAGGTGTGTTAGATTTACGCAAGACCACGAATAAATCACAATGTCCCACCATCCTCTGCGATGATTTGATCCGTAACTTCATGATTCATCTAGACGAGCTTAAACCGAGTCTTTCCACCCTTTACAAACTCCTTCATAAGATCCGTGTCAAAGATACTCCCGACCCCAATCCTCTGATACACattctctccaagctccctcAGAAACAAAACATCATAAACTTTACCCCTATACCGGCCACGAAATAGGGGCGCCTGGACCTCGAATTTGCTCAGTCTGCTAGATCTCACGTTGTGGCGCGTGGTAACATGACACGCAATCACCTCGTCGCTGAAGATGTCCACACAATCCACTCCGCCGTAATGTTGTGGTTCGTCCAGTGacgcccagccagccacatCGTCTGGGCGGGCCTTCGAGTGGACGGCGTAGTAAACCTCGTCAAACCGTGCGCTTTTGAGCTTCCCCTTAATGATGTTTTGAGGCTCACGAGTCATCTCACCTGTCATTTCCCGGGCTCTCCAAGTCTCAAACAGCTGCTCGACTCTCATCTCTCTGATATTCTGCGGGCTCTCCTCTGCACCTTTGACAAGTACCTTGACAAGCCTCCCGTTCAGATGGAGTGCCCTGTTTTTCAGAGCCTTTGGATCACCAGGCGCGTGGACTGGTACTTGTATAATCTGGAGCGCCTTCTCTGTCCCCCGGTGGCGATTGAACCACACCACAGGACTGCAGAGAGACAGCCACGACCACGAGGGGGCGCCGCAAGTGCAAGCAGCTGCCTGAGGCGCTCGGGATCTCCAGAGCAGGCCATGATGCAGATCCTCTCTCCAGAGACCAAACGCATATGTCGAGACAGGAGGGACATACTCCTTACCCCTCCGAGCCATTGATCGGGCAATCAACCTTTCCTGCCTCTTACGTTGCCAGGAAGCCTTGACAACCTTTTCATACTCACCAGCGACACCAGAGATGGCCACGAGATGATCTTTGCTGGGAAACGTGAGGTCTGTACTCGAGTATCCAGCAACGATGGTGTACCACCGATTATAGGGTGATGTCTTCCGCCCTTCTAGGTCGACCTTCAAGGTACGGTTGAGGGCCATGCCAAACCTGCCGATACTAAAGTTTGCGTCTGGCAGGCTTCGGGAATTCATGGTAGATCCGGGCAGTAGTTGGTTGCTAGGGATGGTTTTGGGTGTGGAGGAGGCGCATTCTGCAAATGTTTCCGAGTCGGTGAAGTATACGATTCGGCGGGAGAGCATGTGTTCTTGGAAAACTAAACTTGTTAGTGCGGTAAAGTCCTAGTTTACAGAAAGAAACTCACCCCAACCCCGGGACATCAAGTTGCTTTGATCCACATCGCGAGAGAACAGTCTCTCGGCCTTCAGAGGTCGCCGATACGCGTACATGTTACCTACACGCTTACCGCCTTCAAAGAATGGAAGCTGGACAATCGACTCGAAACCCggtctcttcatctccaagaaaCCATGGCCTTCTGCTCCACTGATGGCACAGATTGTAAAGAGCGAGTGCTGATAATAATCTCCCATCCTTGTTGCCTCTTCTGTCCAGTCTTGACCGTTATCTCCACTCTGGACGATACAAAGGCTGTCGATCCAGATGTATGGGATTTCGAGGCCCCGAGCAACTGATATGGCATCTTGGAAAGTCGGAGTAAGCATATCCACGCCCACCTCGCTTAGACGGTCGCCGAGGTTTGAGACTGTGGTGTTGCATGCTGCCGTGTTGTCGTGCCACCTGTGGCTCAGTGTGATGTACTTTCCCTTCTTACCGCCGGTGTTCTCAAGACAGACATGGTTCTCTGTCACCTTGACACACCGCGTTGGAAGAGGTGACTCCGAGGGCTTTGGGCGTGCGTCTCCCGACGTCAACTTGGCGCATGCTGTGTGTGCCCGACCACCGTTCATGCATTGATCCAGCCATTGGCTTAGCATCTCGTAAAACTCCGGGGTGTCTCTGTCGGTGCCTAGATATCTCCCTCCTAGCATTCCACTCTGAAATGCCCGGCTCTCTGGACAAGATGACAGCGTCAGCTCAAATTGTCAGACTGCCAGGAAAGGCTGGCAAAGACTCACCATCGTCTGCCGCAAGACATATCTCGTAATTGGTAAACTCCTCCGTGATCAAAACATTCATATGATCCATAGTCGAACTCGCAAACTTGTCATTGGCCAGAACCACATGAACCGTATTGAGCTGAGGCTTATCCTTGTCGGCGCCAGTCCCTCTAACATGCAGTCGAAGCCATCGGCATGTGTCGGGCAAGGCTTTCTTGGCCGGCGTAATATGTTCATATTCCTGTCTGCGGAAACCCCTTTTCATGCTGGATGCCATCTCCCATAGCAGGGTGCAGAATCGACATCCTTCGAGGCTTTGCTGTTCTAGGTCGGCAAGACTGCGTGTCCAGGGCAGCACGCTGTCTGCCATGTTGAACTGGCAGATATCGAGCTCTGCGCATGTTGTACAAAGGGTCATTGTGGTGGAAACTGGTGGCTaggtgatggaggttgaATGAGGTGAGGAGTTGAGAATTGATTGACAGCAACTTTCCTCGATTCATCACGCTGTCGCGTGAGAGAATAAATGTTACAGAGCAAGACAACAATAAGCGCTTGCTACCCCCCGTCATCTTACTTCCCCAGCCAAGATCCAATCATGCCAGCAGTGGCGTTGATCCTACCTACAAGAAATCCTTGGCATGCGTCGCAGATCGCTCAGCCTGGTTTGAAGTCCAGGCTCATCTCTCGCATTCTTTCTTCCCCCCAAAGAGGCCACCAGGTAGTCTCTTGCATCTCTTGATCAACATCCTCTACGGCATTGCGACCATGGCACACTTCGACAGATGGTTCTTCGGGCCGCCCCCCTTCTGGAGGCGCATTTTCCAGTCTCCATACCAGAAATGGCATGTCGGATCATTTGCCTGGCACAGTCTTTGTTGTATCCCCATC from Fusarium keratoplasticum isolate Fu6.1 chromosome 10, whole genome shotgun sequence includes these protein-coding regions:
- a CDS encoding HET domain-containing protein, with translation MTLCTTCAELDICQFNMADSVLPWTRSLADLEQQSLEGCRFCTLLWEMASSMKRGFRRQEYEHITPAKKALPDTCRWLRLHVRGTGADKDKPQLNTVHVVLANDKFASSTMDHMNVLITEEFTNYEICLAADDESRAFQSGMLGGRYLGTDRDTPEFYEMLSQWLDQCMNGGRAHTACAKLTSGDARPKPSESPLPTRCVKVTENHVCLENTGGKKGKYITLSHRWHDNTAACNTTVSNLGDRLSEVGVDMLTPTFQDAISVARGLEIPYIWIDSLCIVQSGDNGQDWTEEATRMGDYYQHSLFTICAISGAEGHGFLEMKRPGFESIVQLPFFEGGKRVGNMYAYRRPLKAERLFSRDVDQSNLMSRGWVFQEHMLSRRIVYFTDSETFAECASSTPKTIPSNQLLPGSTMNSRSLPDANFSIGRFGMALNRTLKVDLEGRKTSPYNRWYTIVAGYSSTDLTFPSKDHLVAISGVAGEYEKVVKASWQRKRQERLIARSMARRGKEYVPPVSTYAFGLWREDLHHGLLWRSRAPQAAACTCGAPSWSWLSLCSPVVWFNRHRGTEKALQIIQVPVHAPGDPKALKNRALHLNGRLVKVLVKGAEESPQNIREMRVEQLFETWRAREMTGEMTREPQNIIKGKLKSARFDEVYYAVHSKARPDDVAGWASLDEPQHYGGVDCVDIFSDEVIACHVTTRHNVRSSRLSKFEVQAPLFRGRYRGKVYDVLFLRELGENVYQRIGVGSIFDTDLMKEFVKGGKTRFKLV
- a CDS encoding HET domain-containing protein, which encodes MSNLLCDICNTIFKGPKREQSRAGGALAVVKHLKSPEQLQSGINTGCVVCTGLARRVASKSAGLETLGSFNSGYLLYDFGHPGHVTFLLTWEIDGEVENDALDFGLLSLSSDAELQHLCQPKSSGFESDATVQLMQKWLETCLGRHQKCAQRGKDIEEFQLPTRLLDIGLLGSKGCRLVLTDSNSISGEYLTLSHRWGSSPFLQLNSETMSALTAGIPIHELPATFQDAVFIAQQLGQDSREDWIREAPTMRHVYGFAIINIVAGHSNGPEDGLFPPRDLSSIESAIIGSKWDDQSETNYLLWDESALQDDFESAPLTQRGWVFQERLLAPRILQFGKRQVYWRCSELFANEAWPQGVRFATGEALRFGTDLDALDRKACMEIPPISKWRQVPVNTTSQEPVAVWERLVTQYSQTKLTFGEDKLVALSGVAKLFQQKFKDRYLAGIWWSPFARLLCWSRDDRQEKEARARPDYRAPSWSWASIDGPIYFTARIPAMLRTLLLEEYLVEVVDASVVPLGNDEMAQVQGGRMTVKARLYSFKVISQQEDQLKFEIDGKVTEGGEGTFVLDAELKDELEDQQLWIMPTMLATFMRPPLKARGELSFSGCM